Proteins encoded by one window of Rattus rattus isolate New Zealand chromosome 10, Rrattus_CSIRO_v1, whole genome shotgun sequence:
- the Nhlh1 gene encoding helix-loop-helix protein 1, whose translation MMLNSDTMELDLPPTHSETESGFSDCGGGPGPDGAGSGDPGVGQVRSLELGESGRKDLQHLSREERRRRRRATAKYRTAHATRERIRVEAFNLAFAELRKLLPTLPPDKKLSKIEILRLAICYISYLNHVLDV comes from the coding sequence ATGATGCTCAACTCCGACACCATGGAGCTGGATCTGCCTCCCACGCACTCGGAGACGGAGTCGGGCTTTAGCGACTGTGGGGGCGGGCCGGGCCCGGATGGTGCTGGATCGGGCGATCCGGGAGTGGGCCAGGTCCGGAGCTTAGAGCTCGGAGAGTCGGGCCGCAAAGACCTGCAGCACTTGAGCCGTGAGGAGCGCAGGCGCCGGCGCCGCGCCACGGCCAAGTACCGCACAGCGCACGCCACGCGGGAGCGCATCCGCGTGGAAGCCTTCAACCTGGCCTTCGCCGAGCTGCGCAAGCTGCTGCCCACTCTGCCCCCGGACAAGAAGCTCTCCAAGATTGAGATCCTGCGCCTGGCCATCTGCTATATCTCTTACCTGAACCACGTGCTGGACGTCTGA